The nucleotide sequence GTCTTCCAACTGGCGGACACCGGGACTCTGTTTCTCGATGAGGTGGCAGAGCTCCCCGTCCCTCTCCAGGCGAAGCTCCTCCGGGTCATTCAGAACCGGGAGTTTCGGCGGGTGGGAAGCAGCCACTCCGTCCGGGTCGATGTCCGCATCCTCGCCGCCACGAACAAGGACCTGCCCGACCTGGTCAAGCGGGGTCAGTTCCGGGAAGATCTCTTCTATCGCCTGGATGTCATCAGCATCACCGTCCCTCCTCTCCGGAAGCGGAAGGAGGACATCCCCCTGCTGCTGGAGCACTTCGTGGAGCAGTTCAATCGGAACAGCGAGAAGCAGATTCGGGGTATCAGTGCCCGGACCCAGCGGCTGCTCCTAAAGTACGATTGGCCAGGCAATGTACGGGAACTGCAGAACTGTATCGAACGGGCGGGGGTCATGGCGGACGAGGACATCATTGACATTGGGGATCTGCACCAAGTGCTGCACCCGGTCGCGCAGGCCGCGGCGCAGACGGAAGGGGGCGCCGGCCTCCGCGACATGGAGCACACCCTCATCCAGGACACGTTGCGCCAGACGCGGGGCAACAAGACAGCCGCGGCCGCCTTGTTGGGAATCAGTTTGCGGGGGCTTCATTACAAGCTGAAGAGGCTCGAAGCTAAAATGCCTCGGGAGAACACCTAGCCCCCCGGTCCCGGACCCACCGGATAATTTGCACCGTCCCTACCCGGCCGAAGTGCTTAACTTCCGAAACGAACCTGTATCCGGTCGCCGTCGCGAGGAACGTAGGAGCGAGGGTCATTGGTCTCTCTGCCGTTGATGCGGACTTCCAAAATCCCTGGCGTGCCGCCCGGGCACGGGTCCCCCTCATTGTAGAGACGACCCCCCGGCAGTTCAATCATTGACCCGGTGAATCGCAACCCCAGCCCGTCGAAGAAACGACCCAGGGTGGACTGCCTCCTGGACTCCGCTTGCGATACCGGGTGGATGTGGATCCGGTATTCATTCCCGTGAGAGTGAACGCCACCAGGTGATCGCGGCAGCGGGGGCTCGCGTTTTCCGCAGACCTCGATCTCGAGCGTAGCATGCCAGTGGTCTCCGACCTGTGGTAGAGGTGGCTCAGTCCAAATATAGAAGGGAATTCCGATGGCTGCAATCAGAACGGCACCACCCATAAGCGTGCGGCGAATACGACGCGCTTTCTTTTGCTTCTCATGCCGAGCCTTCTTTTCCGCCCTCGACTTGCCCATGGGGACCCACGTCGAATTAAGAATATGGGAGCGGGAGCCGGGACAAGGCGCCCTATGGCGTGACCTTCACGATAATGAGCTTCGGGGTCAAGGCGGTGCGGCAGGGACTGATCTTACCCACATTAGGTAATCGGATGGATGTACTCACCGATTACCTGTAGTGTTTCGTCAGAGGGTTCGACAAATTGTAATCCGGTGTGGTAGATCAGCTCCCGCTCCCCGTCCGACTGCACCTCTATCCGATCAGCCACCGAACGGGCCACGCGACACCTCAGGCGAATTCTCTTTCCCCCAAGGTCAAGCTCCAAGGAGGAGGGAGTACCTGGTCGGACAACGTTGGCATGCTCAATCAGAGCCCCCCCAAGACTGATATCCAGCAAAACGGCATCCCAGATGACAGCGACTCGCCCCTTGGCCTCCCCTTTCACAACGAATCGGGCGTGTTTCCGCCGTCCTAGCGTTTGTTCTTCCTTTGCGACTTCCCTGATCGGGTCCGACACCTCATCGCGGGCGATACCCGGTGCTTCATCTTCGGCGATGACCTGTATCTCATCCCCGGCAGGTACCAACGCCTCATCCTGGAGGGGTGCTAGCGCCTCATCTTCGGCGATGACCCGTATCTCATCCCCGGCGCCTACGGGCGCATCATCCCCGACGATAAACCGGACCTTATCCTGGGTTGTAGCCCGTGCTTCACGCTCAACGGGGACCGGTGCCTCATCCTCGGAGGGTACTAACACCTCATCCTCGAGGGTCACAGACGACTCATCCTCGACAATGACCCGTACCTCATCCTGGACGGTTACGGGTACCCCATCTCCGACACTAGCGTGCACCTCTTCCTCGGTGGGTACCGAAGCACTGCCCTGGAAGGGTACCTGCCCGTCATTCTGGGCGGTCGCGTTCGCCTCACATTCCTGGGCCGGTACCGGGGCCTTGGCCATTCGCCTTGCACCGGCCTTGGCCTTTGAACGCTTCGGTCGCCCCTTCCCTCTTTTCGTTGCCACAGCGACTCCTTGGCACTATCGCCGGTTTCCCTTTCTTCAATCTCCCGGGCCCTATAGGAGCGGAGGAGTGGTCTGAGGGGCGCGCCTCTGGGGGGATTCGAGGGACTCTTGTCCGGATTGCCAGGGCTTGCAATAACCGTGCTAAGTCCGCCCGTGAGAAGCTGTATTCCTCTTACTCCGGCGGCGCGTTGAAGATTACCTTAAGCCATCGTCGGATCTCGACAGTTTCGAAGAGTCCTGCCTTCACGTACGGGTCGTTGCGTGCAAATTCCTCCACCGCTGCACGGTCCCCCATGTCGACGAGGAGGAAGCTGCCCGTCATGGTCTGCCCGTCGTCGGTGAGCGTCGCGCCGCCGGCGACGATCTGCTGTCCAAAGCGCTTCGCGTATTCGAGATGGGCCGGCCGAGTGCCCTGCCTGATGTGGGCCGAGTTCGGCTTATCGGTTGTCAGGATGACGAAGTACATGTGTGTTCCTCCCTAGGAAACGTCAAGTCTGATGGTCGCCGGGCAGTCTCTCAGGACTCCACGGTTTCGTCAAGAGTGGCCAATAGGGGTTCCGCCTGAACGGTCAGATTCAGAATGGGTTCAAACGAGATGGTGGATCAGTGATAAGACTGTGAGAGGGTCCCCAGTCGAGGGGCCGATGCAAACGGAAGACCCATTCCTCCATCACCGGCTCAGGAGGGTGAGAAGCGAAGCAGGAGCTTTCGGCGGTTGTCAAATTGTTACAGCATAACCTCCGTTGTGTGATACTTCCACTTCCTGTGCATGGAGTGGCACGGAAGAAAGAATGCTTCGGCGTTTCTTCGCCTGCTTCGGACGGGACGGCGCTGGGACGGACACGGACAAGGCCTGTCGGAACTTCTCGTCCGCGAGAACCGTCTGCTCAAAGACTTTGGCGAACAGGGTATCCTGTCGCGGGTCCTGGGGTTTGTAGCGATCCGCAATTTCTTTTAACTGGGCGAAAAACTCTGTGGGTCGGAAGTCGGCGGTGCGGACGTAACGCTCAAAGGCCTTCTGGCGCTCATCGAGGTATTCAGCGAGGGTCTCGTATTCGGATTTCACCTCCGACTTGCGGAAAGACTCAATGATCTTCTGCTGCTCCGAGAAAATCTGGAGAAGGCGATTCAACCTTTTCTCGACCAGCTCCCGGTAGACGATCTCGATCGCCTGCCGCTCGTCTTCCAGATACTCCTGAAGTGGCCGGCGCTGTTCTTCGACATAATGATTCGCCTGCTCCAAAAATTCACTGTGTGTAGCAAGGAACTGCTCGAAGACCTCGAACTGTTCCCCACCGGCTCCAGTGAGATGGAACGTCATCCGTTCGAGGTTCTGGTTCTCACCCTGAATGTACTGACGCATGGGTTTGAGCCGACTCTCCAGGTGCCTGAGGGCTTGATCGACGTTCCGTTGGTGCTCTCCCACATGGCACTGAAACGGAACGAGCCGTTCATCGAGATAGGCTTTGAGCTGGTCAAGGACCTGCTGCTGTTCCTCGAGACTCTGATAGATTTTCTGTAGGGCTGCTGATGCAGACCATGGATACATCTGCTACCTCCTCTCAAGGGCTTTCATACGCGCGTGAGTGTCATTTGGCTTTCGCTGAACCCCATAGCCTCTTTCCCAATTAGGCAAAAGAATAAGGTCTGGAACCGACCCCATTGTGCATGTGGGGTGCCAGCATCAATCCGATTTCCACGCGGAACCGTGGGAGTCTTTTTTTTCAAGGAATTGCGGCGCACGGCCCGAGGAGGATCTTCCTCCGTCACTGCTCGAGACGCATGAAGATTGTGCACCACAATCTTTGATCCGACGTGTTTGAGGGTCAAGAAATGTCAACTTTCTTGACACCTTTGAGGATAGAGTGCATGGGTGAAATATTTGCACTAAGTGAACCCCTGATTTAATAGCAACTTAGATGGCAAGCCGGGCGGGGTCGTAATTGAAAAGAACGGTAATCATGCCGCGTCCGTATCGGCCCCTGTGCGGCCAACTTCTTGAGGGTGTGGGGAGGAGTCGCATCTTGACAATACTTTGGCACACATACTAAGGTATGGGGCCATGGCTCGTGCCCCCCGTGTGTTTGCCCCCGGGCTGCTCTGCTATGCCATCGTCAGAGCCATCATCAGACGGAACGACTGCCAAGAACCTGTCGCAGCAAGCCAAACGATCAGGCCATCCTCGAGCGAGGTGGGCACGGACGAAGGCTGACCCACCCTCTGTGAGACAGAGCTGGATGTGTTGTGATGGTGTTCACCGACAAACTCTTTGAGGCGGCCCGTCCAATCTGGGATGCGCAGCTCGAGCACCCGTTCGTAAAGGGGATCAGGGACGGGTCACTGGACGAGGGGCTGTTCACAAACTGGGTCTTGCAAGACTACCGTTACCTGAAGGAATTCGCCCGAATCTTTGCGTGGGCCGTGGCGAAGGCCGATCACCTAGAGTCGATGGGCTGGTACGCTGCGGCTTTGAACCTGACCCTCAACACCGAAATGGAATTACACCGGCAGTACGCAGCGCGTTTCGGCATCAGCCCGGAGGATCTCGAAGCAGCCCCGATGTGGCCGACCACTCGAGCTTACACCGACTTCCTCGTTCGGACCGCAGCAGACGGCGATATGGCGGATCTGATCGCGGCGCTGCTGCCATGTGCATGGGGTTATGTATACATTGCGCAGCATCTCACACAAGGTGATCCGCCGAAGGATCAGCGCTACGCCGACTGGATCGTGCAATACGCCTCGAACGAGTTCGCCGCGGCGGCCGAGTGGCTGAAGGCGGAGATGAACCGCCTAGCGGAAAGCGCTAGCGGGGAGAAACGGGAGAAGCTGACCGAACTCTTTGTCCTCTCGAGTCGTTACGAGTGGCAGTTCTGGGAGATGTGCTGGGCTGGGGAGAGGTGGCGGGTATGAACCGCAGCGTGCCGGAGGGACTTTTGCGAGCACGAGGGGGGAGCTGATTATGGGTAAGAAGGCTGGTCCGAAGCAAGTCGCTTCCGCAGAAGAGCTGCTGTGGTCTATGCTCTTTGAACAGGAGGCCCTACGGCGCGTGCTCGTGCGCAAGGGGATCGTATCCAACGAGGAGGTGTTCGAGGAGATCACGGCGGTTCGGCGAGACTTAGCAGGGAAACGGGGAAAGTAACGACAAGGAGGATGCTGGTATGAAGATGAGCGGTCGGGAAGGACATGGAACTGTTTATGCCTTATCTCAAGTACTGGTTCTAGTAGGGATACTAGTCCTATGCGGACTTGCGGGGACGGGAGCAGCAGAACGAGGCCGTGCGATTGCCCGTTCGTATTCCGTCCCAGTTCCACGTGGATTTCTTATCCTGGTGAACCCGAAAAATCGACAACTTGAGCAATTGAGATCGAAGGGAGGCATGGTCTTAGTTCAGATGGAGAAACCTTCCTACGAAAACGCCTTTCTCGCCAGCGTCTGGGTCGTGCCCCACACAACTCCGAGCGACATCAACCTGCAAGATGAGGTAGCCTGTGCAAAGGTCGCAAAGAGGGCTGCTGACTCCCTAAGGGGTACGGTGCAGACTGTGGGAATCGTTCAGTTATCAGATGGAGAACATTGTCAATATACCGCGCGCTCGCAGGAAAACACAAATCGAGGAGCAACTGGTACCATCTTCTCGACACCCGAGGAAGTATGGGTGGTTACTTGCAACTATGACACGCGCGACACCGCAGCCATATCGGCGTGTGCGCAAGTCGTTGACGGATGGAAGTTCGAGTGATGCCGAGGGGTACTGTCTATGAGAACGGAGCCTTTTTTCGCCGCCTTCGCGGAAGCCTTTCGGGTGGTGTTCATTGACGGCAAATCCGATATCGAAGTGCCAGTCGCGGGTACGGAATGGATTTTAATCGGGTATCGCGCGGAGGGAACCTATGAATTCTGGTTTTACCTCAAACGAGGATTTCCGGAGGAGGGCAATCGATAGGGGCCCAGATCAGGGTCTTGGCTTGCCACTTGCACATATGCACTTGAGAGCGACGGGCACGTCGACAGCCTCACTGGGCCCCGGAGGCTGGGGGGCTCTGATCAGATGCCGGATTCCTTGACAAGGGAGGACGGCTGTGCTATCCAGGACAGGATGAAATCCTGAAGCCCACCCAAAGGGCCATCTATGGAGCCGCATAGAGTTCTGGTTCTCAACCGATCCTTTGAACCCCTTCAGGTTTGTGAGGTGCGCCGGGCCATCGTCCTGCTCTTCACCGGCCGTGCAGAGCGGGTAGAGGATACGGCCGATCTCATGCGATCCCCCTCTATCGCCGTGTTCGTCCCATCGGTCATCCAGCTCCAACGGTTTATTCGGCGGCCGTTGAACCACACCCTCTCCTTCAATAAGAAAAACATTCTCAAGCGAGATTGGTACACCTGTAATTACTGCGGCCGTAACAGCGGGGAGCGGATGACCATCGACCACGTGATCCCCCGGTCCCTGGGAGGGAAAACAATCTGGGAAAATGTCGTAAGTGCGTGTCGGTCCTGCAACACCCGAAAAGGTAACCGGACCCCCCAACAGGCCGGGATGCGGCTTCTCCGGAAGCCAGTCAAACCGATCTCAGCCTTATATCTAACGATGTTGGCCCAGTCGGCCCGCCACTTGCACGTGTGGGAGAAGTACCTGCCCGCTGAGGCGGTCAGGTCACTGAAAGGCAACGGAAATAGCCAGGAGGTCTACCCATGCAATGGCGACGTTCAATCCCCCTTGTCGCTCTCCTAGTCTTCGTCTCAGTCACCCCTCTGCGAGTTCAGGCGCAAGTGAGAGAGCCGCATAGCTGGTCTCAGGCACCCCTGCCGACCGAGGCTATGCATCAGGTCCAGAAGAGTGACAACCTTCACCTCTTGGCGGCGTATTATTATGGGGATGCCCGTCAGTGGGTCCGAATCTTCCAGACGAACCGGAGCACGATCAAGCACCGCAACCTGCTCGAACCCGGCCAGACCTTGCGCATCATCCTCTCCCCCGGGTGGACCCCCCTGGAACCCTATGACCAGTGGAAGAGTCGCGTCCGGAGGCTAATACCTGCTGTATTAGCCCCCACCCCTCAGACCCCCCAGCAGATTCCCAGCTCTTGGGAACCGGAGGGGTCGTTCGACGGGGGGATGAAGCAGGCGGCTATCGGGACGACCGATGGTGGCGACTCGCCTCAGGACGTCTGGAGACGCGCTAGGGCTGCGGCGCAGCAGGATGACATGCGCGCGTTCTTCCGACTGATTTCGCCGGACGCTCGTGCCATGATGGGCTTCACCATGGTCCAGGGCGCCAACATCGCGATTAGCATGAAGGCCGCGATGCAAGGCGGGGATGCAAATGCTGCCCAGAGGGAGTTAGACGCCCTGCTCAAGAAGCACGGTGTCAAAGAGTTGCCGAAGGGTGTGCCCCCGGTCAACTCAGGTGACAAAGACGCTGTCGCGAGGGCGGCACGGGAGATGTTCGATGGCGTCAATGTGATCGCGCTCATCGAGGACCTCCAGGCCCTCATGGCCAATATGGGGTTTGAGGGCGGCAGCTCGAAGATCACGGGCAACGTCGAGGGCGAGCTCACGAACCTCAAGATTGAGGGTAACCACGCCACCGCCACGGTCGGCGGCAAGCCGGGGACGTTCGTAAACGTAAACGGCCGTTGGTATATTGAGCCGAACGAGAGCTAGCACGTCCCCACCTACCAGAAAGCCAAAATCCTCTAAATCCCAGGTCGGCCCACCAGTGTGTCCCGGACGGTGACCGTGAGTTGCACCACCACCAACCGTCCATATCGATCCCGGTGGGTCCCTTGTCTTTCCCCCCCCTTTCAGCGATAATCCTTCCAGAGATCATCACGCCGATTACCCAGAGGGGAGCATGTCGATTTACAAGCTGCAGTGCGATTTCGAACCCAAGGGGAATCAGCCCCGGGCCATCCAGCAGCTCACGGAGGGGATCCTCCAGGACAAGCGGCACCAAGTGCTCTTGGGGGTGACCGGGTCGGGGAAGACCTTCACGATGGCCAATGTCATCGCGGCGATCGAGCGGCCTACCCTTATCATCGCGCACAATAAAACGCTGGCCGCCCAGCTCTATAGCGAGTTCAAGACCTTCTTCCCCGAAAATGCCGTCGAGTTCTTTGTGAGCTACTACGACTACTACCAACCGGAGGCCTACATCCCCCAGACCGACATCTATATCGAAAAGGATGCCATGATCAACGAGCACATCAACAAGCTACGCCACTCCGCCACGCACTCCCTGTTAGAGCGACGGGATGTCATCATCGTCGCGTCGGTCTCGTGCATCTACGGGCTGGGTTCGCCCGAGGCCTACTACGGCATGATGGTGTTCTTCGAGCAGGGGGGGTGGTGCCAGCGCGAAGAGATGCTCCGGAAGCTGGTCGAGATCCAGTACCAACGAAACGACTACGACTTTCACCGGGGAACCTTTCGTGTCCGCGGCGATGTCGTCGAGATCTTCCCCGCGTACGCCGACACGGCCGTGCGCGTAGAGCTCTGGGGGGAAGAGGTCGAGGGACTGTGGGAGATCGATCCGCTCACTGGGGCAAAGCTCAAGCGGCTGCACCGGGCTCCCATCTACCCGGCCAACCACTACGTGACGCCCGAAGAACAGCGGCAGCATGCCCTTCATGCCATCGAGGAGGAGCTCGAGGAGCGGGTCGCGTGGTTCGAGCAACACGGGAAGTTTCTCGAGGCGCAGCGTCTGCGGCAGCGGACCCTTTTTGACCTCGAGATGATGCGGGAAATAGGAACCTGCAAGGGAATTGAAAACTATTCCCGACATCTCACCGGCCGGGCGCCCGGAGAGCCGCCCCCGACGCTCATGGACTACCTTCCGAAGGATGCCTTGGTCATTGTCGACGAGTCGCACCAGACGGTTCCCCAACTTCACGGCATGTACCGGGGAGACCGGTCGCGGAAAGAAACCCTGGTCGAGTATGGGTTCCGCCTCCCCTCGGCTCTGGACAACCGGCCGTTCACCTTCGCCGAGTTCGAGCGATGCGTGAACCAGGCAATTTACGTCTCGGCCACCCCCGGCCCGTATGAACTCAAAAAGGTCTACGGAACCGTCGTTGAGCAGATCATCCGGCCGACCGGCCTGATTGACCCCGAGATCGAGGTGCGACGGACCCGGGGGCAGATCGACGACCTGATGCATGAGATTCAGGTTCGCGCCGCCAGGGATCAGCGGATCCTGGTCACCACCATCACAAAGCGGATGGCCGAAGAGCTGACCGACTATCTAGCCGAGCACGGGATCCGAGTGCGGTACCTACACTCGGACATTGACACGTTGGAACGGTACGAGATCATCCGCGACCTCCGCCTCGGGAAATTCGATACCCTGGTCGGGATCAACCTGCTCCGGGAGGGGCTCGACATCCCCGAGGTTTCCCTGGTCGCCATCCTCGATGCGGACAAAGAAGGGTTCTTGCGCTCCTCCGGCTCGCTCATCCAGACCATGGGTCGGGCCGCACGCAATGTCGAAGGCAAGGCAATCCTCTACGCCGATACCACGACCAGA is from Candidatus Methylomirabilota bacterium and encodes:
- the tenA gene encoding thiaminase II, whose translation is MVFTDKLFEAARPIWDAQLEHPFVKGIRDGSLDEGLFTNWVLQDYRYLKEFARIFAWAVAKADHLESMGWYAAALNLTLNTEMELHRQYAARFGISPEDLEAAPMWPTTRAYTDFLVRTAADGDMADLIAALLPCAWGYVYIAQHLTQGDPPKDQRYADWIVQYASNEFAAAAEWLKAEMNRLAESASGEKREKLTELFVLSSRYEWQFWEMCWAGERWRV
- a CDS encoding YciI family protein — protein: MYFVILTTDKPNSAHIRQGTRPAHLEYAKRFGQQIVAGGATLTDDGQTMTGSFLLVDMGDRAAVEEFARNDPYVKAGLFETVEIRRWLKVIFNAPPE
- a CDS encoding HNH endonuclease; this encodes MEPHRVLVLNRSFEPLQVCEVRRAIVLLFTGRAERVEDTADLMRSPSIAVFVPSVIQLQRFIRRPLNHTLSFNKKNILKRDWYTCNYCGRNSGERMTIDHVIPRSLGGKTIWENVVSACRSCNTRKGNRTPQQAGMRLLRKPVKPISALYLTMLAQSARHLHVWEKYLPAEAVRSLKGNGNSQEVYPCNGDVQSPLSLS
- the uvrB gene encoding excinuclease ABC subunit UvrB; this translates as MSIYKLQCDFEPKGNQPRAIQQLTEGILQDKRHQVLLGVTGSGKTFTMANVIAAIERPTLIIAHNKTLAAQLYSEFKTFFPENAVEFFVSYYDYYQPEAYIPQTDIYIEKDAMINEHINKLRHSATHSLLERRDVIIVASVSCIYGLGSPEAYYGMMVFFEQGGWCQREEMLRKLVEIQYQRNDYDFHRGTFRVRGDVVEIFPAYADTAVRVELWGEEVEGLWEIDPLTGAKLKRLHRAPIYPANHYVTPEEQRQHALHAIEEELEERVAWFEQHGKFLEAQRLRQRTLFDLEMMREIGTCKGIENYSRHLTGRAPGEPPPTLMDYLPKDALVIVDESHQTVPQLHGMYRGDRSRKETLVEYGFRLPSALDNRPFTFAEFERCVNQAIYVSATPGPYELKKVYGTVVEQIIRPTGLIDPEIEVRRTRGQIDDLMHEIQVRAARDQRILVTTITKRMAEELTDYLAEHGIRVRYLHSDIDTLERYEIIRDLRLGKFDTLVGINLLREGLDIPEVSLVAILDADKEGFLRSSGSLIQTMGRAARNVEGKAILYADTTTRSMNVAIDETTRRRTLQTAFNKEHGITPESIKKQIIDVLSSIYERDYYTVPAVADEERVKYIPREEIPPLMATLEKQMKQAAKKLEFEKAADLRDQIRDLQRRMLGIIDQ
- a CDS encoding PilZ domain-containing protein — protein: MATKRGKGRPKRSKAKAGARRMAKAPVPAQECEANATAQNDGQVPFQGSASVPTEEEVHASVGDGVPVTVQDEVRVIVEDESSVTLEDEVLVPSEDEAPVPVEREARATTQDKVRFIVGDDAPVGAGDEIRVIAEDEALAPLQDEALVPAGDEIQVIAEDEAPGIARDEVSDPIREVAKEEQTLGRRKHARFVVKGEAKGRVAVIWDAVLLDISLGGALIEHANVVRPGTPSSLELDLGGKRIRLRCRVARSVADRIEVQSDGERELIYHTGLQFVEPSDETLQVIGEYIHPIT